One Polyangiaceae bacterium DNA window includes the following coding sequences:
- a CDS encoding DUF1552 domain-containing protein, whose protein sequence is MSTKRKADSPVHHSSAVRGRRVFLRGIGGVVMALPFLEYFASKPATAAAPPKRYVFGFGGTSTGFSGGDEVVPQNVGPLKDNLSVGLAPLEEYGVTDVVSIVSGLYIGWNTNPGPGERVIQWHSSTPAILATGLRSALNGNHEYLQGPTTDQIVADVLHAGTDKKVLPYRVQAAYYRGDNGTGGARGTISARVVNGKVEDVPPISSPRVAYQSLFTGFTPPDPLEAEKAKQLLERRKSIIDLVRGDAESLIPKLGKADQVRMQRHFDELRALELKLDQVAPPTTSTCMQLPDPGDDPPIGDAVEAPSMGSYNDAYASGGAYSDEEKRATILGDLIYMAFCCDLSRVASFMFTYGQCFLNMKPITGASSDLHEISHYSMGGNTTGQIELAKGVGWHVKHWARLIQRLRDTQDSDGSPILDHTALVMAFEGGWGQDPEQGTMGEAHSSENMVVLVGGKAGGLHASPGKHIKADGRHPCEVIATAMKAVGVDKQLGEVPGTIDELFG, encoded by the coding sequence GTGAGCACGAAACGCAAGGCCGATTCACCGGTCCATCATTCCAGCGCAGTTCGTGGTCGTCGAGTGTTTTTGCGCGGCATCGGCGGCGTCGTCATGGCCCTCCCATTCCTCGAATACTTTGCATCGAAGCCCGCGACGGCAGCGGCTCCTCCCAAGCGTTACGTATTCGGCTTTGGTGGAACATCCACTGGATTCAGCGGCGGAGACGAGGTCGTACCGCAAAACGTAGGGCCGCTGAAGGACAACCTTTCGGTGGGTCTTGCGCCGCTCGAGGAATACGGCGTCACCGACGTCGTATCCATCGTGTCGGGGCTTTACATTGGGTGGAATACGAATCCGGGTCCGGGCGAGCGCGTCATTCAATGGCATTCGAGCACGCCGGCCATTTTGGCGACGGGCCTTCGTTCGGCGCTCAATGGTAATCACGAATATCTGCAAGGTCCGACGACCGATCAAATCGTCGCGGACGTGCTGCACGCGGGCACCGACAAGAAGGTATTGCCCTATCGCGTGCAAGCTGCATATTATCGCGGCGACAATGGCACAGGTGGCGCTCGCGGGACCATTTCGGCGCGCGTCGTCAATGGGAAAGTCGAAGACGTGCCGCCCATTTCGAGCCCCCGTGTCGCATATCAATCGCTTTTCACGGGATTCACCCCGCCCGATCCGCTCGAAGCCGAAAAAGCAAAACAATTGCTCGAAAGGCGCAAGAGCATCATCGATCTCGTTCGCGGCGATGCGGAATCGCTCATTCCCAAATTGGGCAAAGCGGATCAGGTTCGCATGCAGCGGCATTTCGACGAACTGCGAGCGCTCGAGCTGAAGCTCGATCAGGTGGCTCCGCCGACGACGTCGACGTGCATGCAATTGCCGGATCCGGGCGACGATCCGCCGATTGGGGACGCCGTGGAAGCTCCGTCGATGGGCAGCTACAACGATGCGTATGCATCCGGCGGCGCGTACAGCGACGAAGAGAAACGCGCCACGATCCTGGGCGACCTCATTTACATGGCATTCTGCTGCGACCTGTCCCGCGTGGCGTCGTTCATGTTCACCTATGGTCAATGCTTCCTGAACATGAAGCCGATCACGGGAGCGTCGAGCGATCTGCACGAAATCAGTCATTACAGCATGGGTGGCAATACGACGGGGCAAATCGAGCTGGCCAAAGGTGTGGGTTGGCATGTAAAACACTGGGCACGGCTCATTCAAAGGCTCAGGGACACGCAGGACAGCGACGGTTCGCCCATTCTCGATCACACGGCGCTCGTCATGGCGTTCGAGGGTGGTTGGGGGCAGGATCCCGAGCAAGGAACGATGGGTGAAGCGCATTCATCCGAAAACATGGTGGTGCTCGTCGGCGGCAAAGCCGGAGGGCTTCACGCCTCGCCTGGAAAGCACATCAAGGCCGATGGACGTCATCCGTGCGAAGTCATCGCCACGGCAATGAAAGCCGTTGGTGTCGACAAGCAGCTCGGCGAAGTCCCCGGCACGATTGACGAATTGTTTGGCTGA
- a CDS encoding DUF1592 domain-containing protein, protein MARRGSGHRPFLPLLVLGFLGIGGCVGVIGDPTGSPLEEQVESEIAVSGLRRLTAQEYATTVQDLVGFVPVNVRETLPIDPLLPFDNDFTYQKASEALIQGADLLAGDIADGVLADTALRDELVGCTPTGPADAACFRSFIQTFGRRVLRRPLQAAEIDKFAAFLGHATVSNDFYTAVDSALRAFFQHPEFLYRVEIGSPVFGSPGVSKLNDFEVATRLSYFIVGSTPPDFLLDAAESGKLETPEGLRSAAEQLFADDRAKARMNRFHELWLGYTTLSNTGISADMRAETDALISRIVFEDKRPWTDMLTSQETYVTPALATHYGLPSPGASAGWVDYGTSGRKGILSQGTFLSAVSKFGDTSPTQRGLLVRTRLFCQVIPLPPPELMVNIDMPPDSGDPNACKSDRYFMATTNGCKNCHSLMDPIGFGLERYDAAGRYRETEPNRPECAIDGNGVFDGVGNFNGPAELADLMLTAGGVDKCVAEQLYRYAVGRTELDYRDTGLLERLVADASAGGGLRVDQFILDFVTSDAIRYRREEAAK, encoded by the coding sequence ATGGCGCGACGAGGGTCTGGGCATCGGCCATTTCTCCCGCTGCTTGTCTTGGGATTTCTAGGTATCGGCGGCTGTGTCGGCGTCATTGGGGACCCGACGGGAAGCCCGCTCGAGGAGCAAGTCGAAAGCGAGATTGCAGTCAGTGGATTGCGGAGATTGACCGCACAGGAATATGCTACGACGGTTCAAGACCTCGTGGGATTCGTCCCGGTCAATGTACGCGAGACGCTTCCCATCGATCCGCTCTTGCCGTTCGACAATGATTTCACCTATCAGAAGGCTTCCGAGGCGCTGATTCAGGGGGCGGATCTTCTCGCGGGTGACATTGCGGATGGAGTTTTGGCCGATACGGCATTGCGCGACGAGCTCGTCGGCTGCACGCCTACGGGTCCGGCCGATGCGGCGTGTTTTCGTTCGTTCATCCAGACGTTCGGGCGGCGCGTGCTTCGGCGCCCATTGCAAGCCGCAGAAATCGACAAGTTCGCTGCATTCCTTGGACATGCAACCGTTTCGAATGATTTCTACACGGCCGTCGATTCGGCGCTGCGAGCATTCTTCCAGCATCCCGAATTTCTGTATCGCGTCGAGATTGGTTCGCCGGTTTTCGGCAGCCCGGGCGTGAGCAAGTTGAATGATTTCGAGGTCGCGACGCGACTTTCGTATTTCATCGTCGGCAGTACGCCGCCGGATTTTCTGCTCGACGCGGCCGAGTCCGGGAAGCTCGAGACGCCCGAAGGATTGAGGTCCGCGGCCGAACAGCTTTTCGCCGACGATCGCGCCAAAGCGAGAATGAACCGTTTTCATGAATTGTGGCTCGGTTACACGACCCTTTCGAACACGGGCATTTCTGCCGACATGCGTGCGGAGACCGATGCGCTCATCTCACGCATCGTATTCGAGGACAAGCGGCCGTGGACCGACATGCTCACGTCACAAGAAACGTACGTGACGCCTGCGCTCGCAACGCATTATGGGCTGCCTTCGCCCGGCGCGAGCGCCGGTTGGGTCGATTATGGGACATCCGGCAGAAAGGGCATTCTTTCACAAGGAACGTTCCTTTCGGCGGTGTCGAAATTCGGTGACACGAGCCCCACGCAGCGTGGGCTCCTCGTGCGAACGAGGCTCTTTTGCCAAGTCATTCCACTACCGCCGCCAGAGCTCATGGTCAACATCGACATGCCCCCCGATTCGGGTGATCCGAATGCATGCAAGAGCGATCGGTACTTCATGGCGACGACGAATGGATGCAAAAATTGCCATTCGCTCATGGATCCCATCGGTTTTGGCCTCGAACGTTACGATGCCGCAGGTCGTTATCGTGAAACCGAGCCCAATCGTCCCGAATGTGCCATCGATGGCAATGGTGTTTTCGACGGCGTGGGCAACTTCAATGGCCCTGCGGAGCTCGCCGACTTGATGCTCACGGCGGGTGGCGTGGACAAATGCGTCGCCGAGCAGCTCTATCGATACGCGGTGGGACGCACCGAGCTCGATTATCGGGACACTGGTCTGCTCGAGCGATTGGTGGCCGATGCTTCGGCAGGCGGAGGCTTGCGGGTCGATCAATTCATCTTGGACTTCGTGACGAGCGACGCGATTCGTTACAGGCGAGAGGAGGCTGCGAAGTGA
- a CDS encoding beta-lactamase family protein, protein MKMFATITLVVSMLAVSSAAGASQKVSSEVSPNILRVVAHPAQAHMNAAKLELAAGHVQSMVDAGVMDGAVLLVARHGKVVLHRAFGHRDGNLEGDASGNPSMPIDGIFDLQSMTKVLTSLAALDLHASGHLDIHAPVSNYIPEFASPDKASVTVADLIRFTSGHGVDSDTYLVGDDDPWDTMIEHGLVAPPRSFALYSDIGYRLLGRVVEVAGGAPLDVIVHDRITGPLGMNDTAWRPIETMPQKSDRFVGTGYSDNREHASAHRYMRGEVADDQDFYIEQHTDSVTGCDGAFSTAWDMALLGQWFLNRGTRILGNGHAGFCLPQMASCTIDSVTPASLINASMSLQSVSASGNPIGISGATSSWLDDLLFANKGYGWELGDLEPGAHVVTGQYSSHMAVSKIGGAGTFITVDPDPSRDLVIVLLTNHGLPSFFGPDGIQVTEQGALIWPGYENMLNGIGPHIVNDLVQLAIKK, encoded by the coding sequence ATGAAAATGTTCGCGACCATCACGCTCGTCGTTTCGATGTTGGCCGTTTCGAGCGCCGCTGGAGCAAGTCAGAAGGTGTCCAGCGAAGTGTCGCCCAACATACTTCGTGTGGTGGCACACCCCGCACAGGCGCATATGAACGCCGCGAAACTCGAGCTTGCGGCCGGCCATGTGCAATCGATGGTGGATGCTGGGGTCATGGACGGGGCGGTATTGCTCGTTGCGCGACACGGCAAGGTGGTATTGCATCGAGCTTTTGGGCATCGTGATGGAAACCTCGAGGGTGATGCGTCGGGAAACCCTTCAATGCCCATCGACGGGATTTTCGATTTGCAATCGATGACCAAGGTCCTCACGTCGCTCGCGGCGCTCGATTTGCACGCCTCGGGGCACCTCGATATTCATGCACCCGTGTCGAATTACATCCCCGAATTTGCTTCGCCGGACAAGGCGAGCGTGACCGTGGCCGATCTCATTCGCTTCACGTCGGGCCACGGCGTCGATTCCGATACGTATCTCGTGGGCGATGACGACCCTTGGGATACGATGATCGAGCATGGATTGGTCGCGCCGCCTCGAAGTTTTGCCCTCTACAGCGATATTGGTTATCGGTTGCTCGGCCGAGTTGTCGAAGTGGCGGGCGGCGCGCCGCTCGATGTGATCGTGCACGATCGCATCACGGGGCCGCTTGGAATGAACGATACGGCGTGGCGCCCGATTGAAACGATGCCGCAGAAGTCGGATCGATTCGTGGGTACGGGGTATTCGGACAATCGCGAGCATGCTTCGGCGCATCGTTACATGCGTGGCGAAGTTGCGGACGATCAGGATTTTTACATCGAGCAGCATACGGATTCGGTGACGGGTTGCGACGGCGCATTTTCCACGGCATGGGACATGGCTCTTTTGGGTCAATGGTTCCTCAATCGTGGGACGCGGATCCTCGGCAATGGCCATGCCGGTTTCTGTTTGCCGCAAATGGCATCGTGCACCATCGACTCGGTCACGCCGGCGTCGCTCATCAATGCGTCGATGTCGCTCCAATCGGTCTCGGCTTCGGGCAATCCGATTGGCATTTCCGGCGCAACCTCGAGCTGGCTCGACGATTTGTTATTCGCCAACAAGGGTTATGGCTGGGAGCTCGGGGACCTCGAACCAGGCGCGCACGTGGTGACGGGTCAATATTCGTCGCACATGGCGGTATCGAAGATTGGCGGAGCGGGCACGTTCATTACGGTCGATCCCGATCCGTCACGAGATCTCGTCATCGTATTGCTCACGAATCACGGTTTGCCTTCGTTCTTCGGCCCCGATGGCATTCAGGTCACCGAACAAGGCGCGCTCATTTGGCCCGGATATGAAAACATGCTCAATGGCATCGGGCCGCACATCGTGAACGATCTCGTTCAGCTCGCGATCAAGAAGTAG
- a CDS encoding response regulator transcription factor, translating into MALRVLLVDDDVRLYDLLSTYLGQNGFHVTSALDGPRGLAALEAGTFDVVLLDLMMPGMDGIEVCRRIRQKNNVPVLMLTARGDETDRVVGLEMGADDYIAKPFSPRELVARIKAVLRRTRPDVVGERLIAGDIVVDLGQRTVTRAGESVDLTGLEFDLLCALARRPGRVVARDALLSEAGRGDVTVGERTVDVHVSHLRQKLGDDPRSPKLIKTVRGIGYVLAKDKP; encoded by the coding sequence GTGGCCTTGCGTGTTCTGCTCGTCGACGACGACGTTCGCCTTTACGACCTGCTTTCGACCTATCTCGGGCAAAACGGCTTTCACGTGACTTCGGCGTTGGATGGTCCGCGAGGTCTCGCGGCGCTCGAGGCTGGTACGTTCGATGTCGTGCTGCTCGATTTGATGATGCCGGGGATGGATGGCATCGAGGTTTGTCGGCGGATAAGGCAGAAGAACAACGTGCCCGTTTTGATGTTGACGGCGCGTGGAGACGAAACCGATCGCGTCGTGGGGCTCGAAATGGGCGCCGACGATTACATCGCCAAGCCATTTAGTCCACGTGAGCTCGTGGCGCGAATCAAAGCCGTGCTTCGTCGCACGAGGCCCGATGTCGTGGGTGAAAGGCTCATTGCTGGAGACATCGTGGTCGACCTTGGGCAGCGCACGGTCACGCGTGCGGGCGAATCCGTCGACTTGACGGGACTCGAATTCGACTTGCTTTGCGCATTGGCGCGGCGTCCGGGCCGCGTCGTGGCTCGCGATGCATTGCTTTCGGAGGCGGGGCGAGGGGATGTGACGGTGGGCGAACGGACGGTCGACGTGCACGTATCGCATTTGCGCCAAAAGCTCGGTGATGACCCTCGTTCGCCGAAGCTCATCAAGACCGTGCGGGGCATTGGATACGTGTTGGCGAAAGACAAACCGTGA
- a CDS encoding HAMP domain-containing histidine kinase produces MNRLSCYVRARLQRRLFLWFGMAILLSGVVFSLVTMAFSASSGAGWNHEVARVRVFVGGRFADVWDDAPAREELARAMSRELEVTVTLVDTGGQTLGAYGRPCHHRPWFDAQVTRAGRALGAVLICAERPRPFGAFRWIAPLLLAGAVLWGLSGMVSRRLSRPLEELARMASEIGRGKYASRVRIGRHGHGEVLVLADAMNDMASRIERQMSDQRELLAAVSHEMRTPLARIRILTELARDGVDIEKQLDDLDREVVEMDALVGDLLASSRLDFTALAKESIDSVDAARRALERAGLGQDKLVVDGERRECLADPTLLARALANLLDNAKKHGGGVVRLRVTCARDEVAFDVEDAGRGLAPGEETRIFEPFYRRPDEKAREQGSLGLGLSLVSRIAEAHGGRARAENRKEGGARIGFSIPASS; encoded by the coding sequence GTGAATCGCTTGTCGTGTTACGTGCGAGCTCGGCTGCAGCGCCGACTATTTCTTTGGTTTGGCATGGCCATTCTCTTGTCGGGCGTGGTCTTTTCGCTCGTCACGATGGCGTTTTCCGCATCGAGTGGCGCGGGGTGGAACCATGAAGTTGCGCGGGTTCGAGTGTTCGTGGGCGGCCGTTTTGCCGACGTATGGGACGATGCGCCGGCCCGCGAAGAGCTTGCGCGTGCCATGTCCCGCGAGCTCGAAGTCACCGTGACGCTCGTCGATACCGGCGGTCAGACGCTCGGCGCGTACGGACGACCATGTCATCATCGACCGTGGTTCGATGCGCAAGTGACCCGTGCGGGAAGAGCGCTCGGGGCCGTTTTGATTTGTGCCGAGCGCCCGCGGCCTTTTGGCGCATTCCGCTGGATTGCGCCCCTTCTATTGGCAGGTGCCGTGCTTTGGGGATTGTCCGGAATGGTGTCGCGCCGGTTGTCTCGGCCGCTCGAGGAGCTGGCGCGAATGGCGTCCGAAATTGGCCGCGGCAAGTACGCATCGCGGGTGCGCATTGGGCGGCATGGCCATGGCGAAGTGCTCGTATTGGCCGATGCGATGAACGACATGGCGTCGCGAATCGAGCGGCAAATGAGTGATCAACGCGAGTTATTGGCGGCGGTATCGCACGAAATGCGCACGCCGCTTGCGCGAATCCGCATTTTGACCGAGCTTGCGCGCGATGGAGTCGATATCGAAAAGCAGCTCGATGATCTCGATCGGGAAGTCGTCGAAATGGATGCGCTGGTCGGCGACTTGCTTGCGTCGAGCCGCCTGGATTTCACGGCGCTTGCCAAAGAGAGCATCGATTCCGTGGATGCGGCACGTCGAGCGCTCGAACGCGCGGGGCTTGGCCAGGACAAACTCGTGGTGGACGGTGAAAGGCGCGAATGCTTGGCCGATCCGACGCTTTTGGCGCGGGCGCTTGCGAATTTGCTCGACAATGCAAAAAAGCACGGCGGTGGCGTCGTTCGATTGCGTGTGACCTGCGCGCGTGACGAAGTTGCATTCGATGTCGAAGATGCCGGTCGAGGTTTGGCGCCCGGCGAGGAAACTCGCATATTCGAACCTTTTTATCGACGGCCCGATGAAAAAGCGCGCGAGCAAGGGTCGCTCGGACTCGGCTTGTCGCTCGTTTCACGTATCGCCGAAGCGCATGGCGGACGCGCACGAGCGGAAAATCGCAAAGAGGGCGGAGCGCGAATTGGGTTTTCGATTCCCGCATCGTCATGA
- a CDS encoding MMPL family transporter → MATPSKNSSREDTSASQTHDAPAWLQRFFAAVIAKRFLILAFYALVLPPAGYFAARVQQDNAIDRIISTSNADLLKTREFEKVFGSSEFAVLFAEADDPYAPAVLERIDNLEKAIAKVPRVEPNSIVSVYRRAKGGFEPTPETAEALRKFATGTTLLREQGLVGDGFLSIGLVLDVHTSEQRHETLGEIKRVVAEAGGDKPPLKALREVGQPFVNLYLDEDTQKSAPRYFALFMAFVVVLNLALYKSVRTLIAFLITLGACVALSMGYIGITGGILTIVSPMVPMTILVTATATLVYLHSRYVDRPADRSADDHLVFSLANKWLACTASIFATAVGFAALKVSPIEPIEQMGIWVAVGLAFSYITIFTLFPVLEKVLKTPTGVEQKVAAAWFVRLTAVIPRWSYKYRWPLVAGSLLLSAAGAVALLGLPGVVKPMKILVDPVEYINPNSTLYQNTRRIEQKLPGLSLTEVWLKGGIGSVSEPEALVGFQEFHEALAKEPQVGTVLGPTTIVRLMQYLGGEGDEFPTDPEKLDALAGDLEGLAPTDPLIQKFIQKNGLGQTHFTILSRASEPEQFEQLAAVVKKHWDAAAAKHKALSKFEMNIVGMAPLQVKVSLSFVPTLMESFWLTVAIIFATFLIVFRSGAARIMAMIPSLFAILVMFGVMRLTGMTLNVATILIASTVLGTSENDQIHFFYHFQEGRKQGTVEQALQHTLFVSGRAIFFATLINAGGFVAFGMADLPPIRQFGLLSALAFVLSMIADFTALPAALWLVFRAKPDEVQPEKQEETPPAAAA, encoded by the coding sequence GTGGCAACTCCGTCGAAGAATTCTTCTCGCGAAGACACAAGCGCATCCCAAACACACGACGCTCCGGCATGGCTGCAACGTTTCTTCGCCGCCGTCATCGCCAAGCGCTTTCTCATCCTCGCTTTCTACGCGCTCGTACTACCGCCCGCAGGCTATTTCGCCGCGCGCGTGCAGCAGGACAACGCGATCGATCGCATCATTTCGACGAGCAACGCCGATCTCCTGAAGACGCGCGAGTTCGAAAAAGTGTTCGGATCGAGCGAGTTCGCGGTGCTCTTCGCCGAAGCCGACGATCCGTACGCGCCGGCTGTTCTCGAGCGAATCGACAACCTCGAAAAAGCCATCGCGAAGGTGCCACGCGTCGAACCAAACTCGATCGTGAGCGTGTATCGACGCGCCAAAGGCGGCTTCGAACCCACGCCGGAAACAGCCGAAGCGCTGCGCAAGTTCGCCACGGGAACGACGCTGCTCCGTGAACAAGGTCTCGTCGGCGACGGATTCCTCTCGATTGGTCTCGTGCTCGACGTGCACACGAGCGAACAGCGACACGAAACGCTCGGAGAAATCAAACGCGTCGTCGCAGAAGCAGGCGGGGACAAACCTCCGCTGAAGGCGCTTCGTGAAGTGGGTCAACCCTTCGTCAACTTGTACTTGGACGAGGACACGCAAAAGTCGGCTCCACGGTACTTCGCCCTCTTCATGGCGTTTGTCGTGGTACTCAACCTGGCCCTCTACAAGTCCGTCCGAACGCTCATCGCCTTCCTGATCACGCTCGGCGCCTGCGTGGCCTTGTCGATGGGCTACATCGGCATCACTGGAGGCATCCTCACAATCGTCTCGCCCATGGTGCCGATGACCATTCTGGTCACGGCTACCGCGACGCTCGTGTACCTGCACTCGCGTTACGTCGATCGCCCAGCCGACCGAAGTGCCGACGACCACCTCGTTTTCTCCCTGGCCAACAAGTGGCTGGCGTGCACGGCGTCGATCTTTGCAACAGCGGTGGGATTCGCGGCGCTCAAAGTGTCGCCCATCGAACCGATTGAGCAAATGGGCATCTGGGTCGCGGTGGGCCTCGCATTTAGCTACATCACAATTTTTACACTGTTCCCGGTCCTCGAAAAAGTTCTGAAAACGCCGACGGGTGTCGAGCAAAAAGTGGCTGCGGCGTGGTTCGTGCGGCTCACGGCGGTGATTCCGCGCTGGAGCTACAAATACCGATGGCCGCTCGTGGCAGGTTCGCTGCTTTTGTCGGCGGCTGGTGCGGTCGCGCTCCTTGGGTTGCCGGGCGTCGTCAAGCCCATGAAGATCCTCGTCGACCCGGTCGAATACATCAATCCGAATAGCACGCTTTATCAGAACACGCGGCGCATCGAGCAGAAGCTTCCGGGGTTATCGCTCACGGAAGTGTGGCTCAAAGGCGGAATTGGGAGCGTGTCGGAGCCCGAAGCGCTGGTCGGCTTTCAGGAATTTCACGAAGCATTGGCGAAGGAACCGCAAGTCGGCACGGTGCTGGGACCGACGACGATCGTGCGACTGATGCAATACCTCGGCGGCGAGGGCGACGAATTCCCGACCGATCCAGAAAAACTCGATGCATTGGCAGGCGATTTGGAAGGCCTGGCTCCGACCGATCCGCTGATCCAAAAATTCATTCAAAAGAATGGACTTGGGCAGACGCATTTCACGATTCTTTCGCGGGCATCCGAGCCGGAGCAATTCGAGCAGCTCGCAGCGGTGGTGAAAAAGCATTGGGATGCCGCTGCCGCAAAGCACAAGGCGCTTTCCAAGTTCGAGATGAACATCGTGGGCATGGCGCCACTTCAGGTCAAAGTGTCGCTGAGCTTCGTGCCGACGCTGATGGAGAGCTTTTGGCTCACGGTGGCCATCATTTTCGCGACGTTCCTGATCGTGTTCCGCAGTGGAGCGGCGCGAATCATGGCGATGATTCCGTCACTCTTCGCGATTCTCGTGATGTTCGGCGTAATGCGACTCACGGGAATGACGCTGAACGTGGCGACGATTTTGATTGCGTCGACGGTGCTCGGGACGAGCGAAAACGATCAGATACATTTCTTCTACCACTTCCAGGAAGGGCGAAAGCAAGGCACGGTCGAGCAGGCTTTGCAACACACGCTTTTCGTGTCGGGCCGGGCGATCTTTTTCGCGACGCTGATCAATGCGGGAGGGTTCGTGGCTTTCGGCATGGCCGATTTGCCGCCCATACGTCAGTTTGGTCTCTTGTCGGCGCTGGCTTTCGTGCTGTCGATGATTGCGGATTTCACAGCATTGCCTGCGGCGCTTTGGCTGGTATTCCGTGCCAAACCCGACGAGGTGCAGCCCGAAAAGCAGGAGGAAACGCCGCCAGCCGCTGCGGCGTGA
- a CDS encoding DUF4190 domain-containing protein encodes MEPAGGGRGGENAGDVMNIPNRRKWLRRFTTSSSPLIVTAIVAPLLGGPVGSVAAIVFGWAARHEPLEVTSPRRRHLALFGMCLGLVFTFVWAAVMAYVAISLERGLRTSRDDAAVESEQSANTAAVPTNPSVSDSKSDEPLPPISKVTTVRREGAVTVVDIGSLVSSLSTELAKERAEAWRVGDVTVVMTTRPGCEPCQRFTEALSDPLMQTALSHVRLVRIDVEVFDEDLPSLKIPTDKLPGFYLLAPDLYPRDGIDGGEWGPDVASNMAPVLGAFVRGKYATRKRSWQPVSDNRIQL; translated from the coding sequence ATGGAGCCTGCGGGTGGGGGCCGGGGCGGAGAAAACGCCGGCGATGTGATGAACATTCCGAATCGACGTAAGTGGTTGCGTCGTTTCACGACCTCATCATCGCCCTTGATCGTCACAGCGATCGTTGCGCCGCTCCTGGGTGGACCGGTGGGATCGGTTGCAGCGATCGTGTTTGGCTGGGCGGCGCGCCACGAGCCGCTCGAAGTCACGTCACCGCGTCGACGGCACTTGGCGCTCTTCGGCATGTGCCTGGGTCTCGTATTCACCTTCGTTTGGGCGGCGGTGATGGCGTATGTCGCCATTTCGCTCGAGCGAGGACTGCGTACGAGTCGAGACGATGCGGCGGTCGAATCAGAGCAGTCGGCAAACACCGCGGCAGTCCCGACAAACCCAAGCGTTTCCGACAGCAAGAGCGACGAGCCTTTGCCACCCATCTCGAAAGTCACGACGGTTCGTCGTGAAGGAGCGGTCACGGTCGTCGACATCGGTTCGTTGGTGTCGTCGCTGTCGACCGAGCTTGCCAAGGAGCGTGCGGAAGCGTGGCGCGTGGGTGATGTGACCGTCGTGATGACGACGCGGCCCGGGTGCGAACCGTGTCAGCGTTTCACCGAAGCGCTCAGCGATCCGCTCATGCAAACGGCTTTGTCGCATGTCCGTCTCGTGCGGATCGACGTCGAAGTGTTCGACGAAGATCTTCCGAGCTTGAAGATTCCAACGGACAAACTGCCGGGGTTTTACCTGCTCGCGCCCGACTTGTATCCGCGTGATGGCATCGATGGTGGCGAATGGGGACCCGACGTTGCGTCGAACATGGCGCCGGTTTTGGGGGCGTTCGTGCGTGGAAAATACGCAACTCGGAAGCGATCCTGGCAACCCGTGTCCGACAACCGCATTCAGCTCTAG
- a CDS encoding serine/threonine protein kinase — translation MGTKSLTGLICPRCRRRAAEQTSPVVHCPRDGFALVAASVLADADGDPLLGMTVVDRYVVFGKIGRGATGTVYRSFDTREQRFVALKILRADWAHGTRARARFECEARVLSMLSSPNTVRLLDVGEFELAVGDDLSAPGPSRFLAMEMLEGEPLGKRLDRVGRLPVAEAIRWATHALGSLAEAHDKGIVHRDITPANVFIARVNGGDEVGKVVDFGLAVFAREVFPDGETFAAIGTPRYMSPEQARGEVLDGRSDLYSVGLLLYQMLTGRPPFTDGDAARVMARHMHEVPLPMGVVAPDAGIPQWLSDVVVRALAKRPDDRSRTAAELMAALGAGVLD, via the coding sequence GTGGGCACCAAGTCACTGACCGGTCTCATTTGTCCGCGCTGTCGTCGTCGTGCTGCCGAGCAAACATCCCCCGTCGTTCACTGTCCCCGCGACGGGTTTGCACTCGTTGCAGCATCGGTGCTCGCCGACGCCGATGGCGATCCGCTTCTCGGCATGACCGTCGTCGATCGCTACGTCGTGTTCGGCAAGATTGGACGAGGTGCCACGGGCACCGTGTACCGTTCGTTCGACACGCGCGAGCAGAGGTTCGTTGCGCTGAAGATCTTGCGCGCCGACTGGGCGCATGGGACGCGAGCTCGTGCTCGTTTCGAGTGCGAAGCGCGCGTCTTGTCGATGCTCAGCTCGCCCAACACCGTTCGACTTCTCGATGTCGGCGAGTTCGAACTCGCAGTCGGTGACGACTTGTCCGCTCCGGGACCGTCTCGCTTTCTCGCGATGGAGATGCTCGAGGGCGAACCGCTCGGCAAGCGGCTCGATCGCGTCGGACGACTGCCCGTTGCCGAAGCCATTCGCTGGGCAACACACGCGCTCGGATCGCTCGCGGAAGCGCACGACAAGGGCATCGTTCATCGCGACATCACGCCGGCCAACGTGTTCATCGCGCGCGTGAACGGTGGCGACGAAGTTGGCAAGGTCGTCGACTTTGGTCTTGCCGTTTTTGCTCGCGAGGTTTTTCCGGACGGGGAGACGTTCGCCGCGATTGGTACGCCACGGTACATGTCTCCCGAGCAAGCTCGCGGCGAAGTGCTCGATGGACGTAGCGATCTTTACTCGGTTGGGTTGCTTCTCTACCAGATGTTGACGGGCAGGCCGCCGTTTACGGATGGCGATGCGGCGCGCGTCATGGCGCGTCATATGCATGAAGTGCCGCTGCCCATGGGCGTGGTGGCGCCGGATGCGGGCATTCCGCAGTGGTTATCGGATGTCGTGGTGCGCGCATTGGCGAAGCGTCCCGACGATCGATCGAGGACCGCGGCGGAGCTCATGGCGGCGCTGGGGGCAGGTGTTCTGGATTAG